The region TGCCAGTACCTCTATCATTAACATGCCTTTCTTAGAGGCCAATGAAAGTTGGAATCTCTTCTGcaatgtgtttggtaaaacaGAATTTCTTTTGGTGTTTGAGCAAATTAGTAGAGACATAGTGAAAAAATGTAAAGGATTACCTCTAGCTATTACTTTAGTGGCTAGTCTTCTCTCCAAGACAGAGGAGAAGGTGGAAAAGTGGAAGAATGTTGCAGAAAGTGTAATTGGCGATTCTAATGAAGTGTGCTCAAGTGTACTATCTTTGAGTTACAACCAATTACCACACCCCTCTAAAGCttgttttctatattttggagtTTTTCCAGAAGATTATGAAATCCCTGTAAAGAAGTTAGTTAAGTTGTGGGCAGCAGAGGGATTTTTCGGGACAGTGAACAATAAGAATATGGAGGAAGTGGCCACAGAATGCTTGCAAGATCTTGTTGATAGAAGTCTTGTTCTAGTTGACAAACAGAGTTATAATGGCAAAATCAAGATAATTAGGATGCATGATCTCTTGCGAGACTTTTGCTTAAGAGAAACTCGATGTGAAAATCTCTTGAATGTTATTGGAAATGATTATCATGGTGCTGTTGCTGGACTAGTAAAACTTCCATTTCACAAGTGGATATCACAACACTTGTTTTCAAAAGCTTGTCCTTGGGTAAGTATTAAACCTGGATGTTACAATATTCAAAATAGATCTAAGTGCTTTGGCAATTTTCATTCCTTACACTCTGTTGATCATATTGATTTAAGCATTAAGGAGCTTTGTCACTTTAAACTATTAAGAGTAGTAGACATGAAACTTAGATTCCAGAACTTTGTAGATAAGATGCTACATATGGCAAATCTTGTTCATTTGAGATACTTAGGTTTGTCCCAAAGTGCGCGTGAAGATGTACGCCTTCATAAATTAAAGCTCTTTGAGCATTGGAATATGCAAAGTTTTATTGTTCGTGGATTTAGTGTTATATTGGATTCCTCGGAGGCATCTGGAATTTGGAAAATGCCACTATTAAGGAATTTTTATGTGGACATAATTCCTTTAACATTAGAGGCTTCAGAGGTTATTCATAGAAACATAGAGACTATATCTTGGTTGCATCCGAAGTGTTGTACAGAGGATCTTTTTACAAGGattccaaatttaaaaagattgGGAATTCAAGGTGAACTGCTTTTTGGATATAAAAATTCAGATGGTTTCTATAATTTTGTGCACTTGAGGCAGCTTGAGAAACTAAGCATCAAATGGTGGGATCTCAAACTTCCGTATAGCGGCATCCCATGGGCAACTAGTTTTCTACCAAATCTTAAAAAACTCAAATTCTTCAGGGCTAGGTTGCCATGGAGTGATATGAGACTTATTGGTATGTTGCCAAATCTagaagttctaaaattgatAGATGCTTGTGAAGGAAAAGAGTGGGAGCCATGTGAGGGAGGGTTCCCTCAATTGAAAAGGTTGGTAATTGAAAGTAAATGTCTAAAATATTGGAATGCTGTGGGTGACCATTTTCCTGTGCTTGAACATTTAGAGTTAACTAATTGCATTTCGTTGCGAGAGATCCCTATTGAGTTTGCCGATATCACCACACTTGCATTGATTCAATTAACATACTGCCCGGATTCCGTTTTGGCTTCCGCAAAACGTATTCAAGATGAGCAGCAGAGATATGGAATTGATACTCTCCTCGTTCGTTCTAAAAATATTAAGGTCTGTTTCTATCCCTGCCTCCATTATATCTCTGACTGTTTCACATTTCATGCTATTTAAATTCCTCTGCAATCATATCAATAATTATATGTGCATGCTTTCTCTCATTTTTCTGtatctcatattttttttttacctataaATATGCGTTAATAACTTAATTTATTGTTTCCAGCAGTATCTCAAATTAGAGGAATTGATGGATGTGACGAGGGTATGCAGGTACTTAAATAAGTCTCTTATATGTATTTGCATACACACTAACACACCTCACCTATATGTTcatgtttattttgttttgtttcttctcAAAGAAAAATCACGTACGCTTAGTTGTTTTCAGTTTTTTTAATCACCAAATTAAACAAACTAAACTAAATGCTTTTAATCATAATATTTCATCAGGCATTTCGTTTCTCCTTAACTTCTAATTCTTAAACATATACAGATTGGGAGGCGATGAAAAGTTAAGAGCCACAAAGCTGAGCTGCGACGGCGACGACGACGGGGTAGCATAGCAGATTAGCAGGAACtgtaatatatgaatatgaatctgCCTGCCAGTGGTTTTTGTACTGTACTGTACTTGCTGTGTGtggtttttttttggaaagattGGTGTGGTTATTTTGTTGGATTACTCAAGGATTTACGCACTGTGTTGCACCATGTACCATTATGGTGAGCTGAAATGGTTTCTGCTTCTCGGAACtgattttttttgaactataaatCAAATGAAGAAGTATTGTTTGGCCATGACCCATATGATGCACATATATGCTATATTACAACATAGGAATGGACCTACTTTATCTTTTGTTAAGGCTTTTATTTATTACCACAAATGAATGAGCCATTATTCCATGTACCCGGCAAGCTGGATccagtccatgttcacaatttagaactttatatttataattttagagaTGGATAATGCTTGGAATAGTGTGCACATATGCTTTTTTGATGATAATAATGGAAGCCGTATACTATTGAGTATTGACTTCTTGGCTCAAAAAAATGGTTGAATATGCTAGCTCAGGTAACTCTCTTATTAACATGCCTTTCTTAGATGTCAATGGAAGTTGGAATCTCTAATGCAATGTGTttggaaaaatgaaatttgtttTGGTGTTTGAGCAAATTGGTAGAAACATAGTGAAGAAATGTAAATGATTACCTCTAGCTAtcattttagacttttagtaaCTAGTCTTCTCTCCAAGACAGAGGAGAAGTTAGAGAAGTGGAAGAATGTTgcaaaaaaatgtaattgatgACTCTAAGGAAGCATGTTCAAAAATACTATCTTTGAGTTACAATCAATTACCACACCTGTAGAAATTTATTTTACCATATGTAAATATTATTTCCTCATTCTTTGTAATGTGATTAGTCAATCATAGGATTTCCTtacctttattttctttgttacCGTTAGAGTAGCTAGTATCTATATGCTTAGGTTTCTTCATTCAAACACAAtcaatatacaatatttttctATTCTCCAACATGGTATCAACATCAAATCTCTATattctgtaattttttttcttctctttggtTCATCACCATGGTTGAGAATTCTCAATCTTCTCCCGTGGATGAAACCCCATCAACCATCATCACGACTTCAGCCACTCACATTGATATAGAAAACCCGGCCATATTATCTTCATTCTTTCGATAGCACACGAACCTCTCTCGTCGGCACTCCCCTCGTAGGcatttaaaattatacttcTTGGGCTTTGACAATGACGATGACTTTGAGGGGCAGAaacaaattttgttttgttgacaAAACTCTAGCCATGCCTGACGTTTCCCATCCTGATCATGCTAGGTGGCAAAGGGTAAATAATATTGTTATGTCATGGATTCTCAATTCTATTCATCCATCCCTTGCCCATACTGCTTTGTATGCTCCAGATGCTACTACTGTTGGTCTGATTTAAAAGATCGTTTTTTACGGCAAACGGATCCCAAATCTTTGAGCTTGAGCGGTGCATCGCAACCTTACGTCATAATGATACCTCCATAGCCGCTTACCATATCATGTGATgaatgtagttttcgcggtgggtggaaagaagtaggtgttaaaacgggtAGAAGTTCCCGAGCATCGTTCTCAAGGAAGGCAAGGAGGGAATTGGTAGGCAAGCGAACTAATCACAAGAGCAcctagtgtttgaaagctaatcCTAAGGTAGAAGGTGTGTGTATTATGCTTAAAGGTAAAGAAACAAAGGCAAAAGAATGAAAtacaatcaattggaaaagaAGATTCGGATCTTGCAACTCGTATATGTATCCTTGATTTCTTAAGATATTAGACTagcaacacttttttttttttgagaaattagactagcaacacttagataatgaaaatgaggcaaggcaactatgccaacgccactctcgtggtcattggcctatcatctagtccatggtcccattctcatggcgaCTAGGCTAgctgaggcaaattatcgaacacatggtgtgctatttgccttccaatcccccttttctcgaaggtgggaaggaaatgtgctaggctaggctaaggagtaaccctactctcgtaggtgagactccttctccaaacacctctcatataggttgatcacccctacacaagagccaaagtggatcaccactcacacaatcaactcataatcaaagcaattgcaaaacctaattgataaattcaaagctcaagaatatccatacaaaattgctcaatccaaatccacaaaagGCTTAGCTAATCATGTCTAGAATGGAAATCATAGATGCAATTGAACAAATCTAAGCAactagaatcaaaatcaaatcaacaatcaaatCAAATCTATCAATCAAATCAAAAACTAAGAAAGGAATTATAAGACTAGGAATTGAAATGTTACTTGAATTGAAGTAGAAATCTTGAATCAATCTTGATCAATACAATGTTGAAGTGTAGGATCTCCTCTAAATCTAGCCAGATGACTTGGATTTTGATCACAATTAAGGTTTGGAAGTGTAGGGAATTGGGACTTaaatctagagagagaattttctaAACTAAACTAAGGTGGAAGTGTGTtggatcccctgcaaaatggctcaattccccttttaaacctTGCCCAACCGCCAAAAGTTCCGCGACGGACGCatggctggacgcgcgtccacggtgCCTTCTGCTGCTCAGACTTCAAACTTCAGCGGGCCAAAAATTGGACGCCTGCCTGGACGTGCGTCCAGATGTGCGTCCATGGTGGGCTGctgctgtaacaccccgtaaattcgtccaagcctttcgttcgttaattaattccttgggcaagtTAAttattccaattgggctaattcctttcaatttaatatatatacacttatatatatacattcatgagcctaatttaattattctaatcaagagcccaattaattgaattattcttgtaagggatttttattcaatttgggtccttacaatatttgtaattaaatattcctacaagcccaacttattgatcttacattatataatgtaaatacattgttcctaagacatttttatgggcttccttgttctaattcttatattaattataagggaTGATTTCATTAGCCCATTTTGctagtcttgaatatatacaattaattcttgtagccatcatattatatatttaagcccaactcatattaaagtcttacaccctaaatattgtatctattcttagtatataattTAGAAGATTAAAATCCCTAAAagttttcactcctcttcctccctacTCCTTCACTCCACACGCCATTTCCCTTCATCTTACATCCAAAATTTGATCTTCATTttcctacaagttttcaagtaaaggttgctcttttaagcttggttaggagtgggtaagtgcatctatcctAGAATCCGTCTTGCATTTTGTGTTCTTATTAGTCTTttagcatattcttataatgttcttttggggttctttgggaaaaagatgatcaaggtgaaggtgggacTTGGTGATCTAGCTTAgggcttgttggagttggagaaagctattcaaggtaaccatcatgtccactaaaatctattttataCCCTCACTCTATGATATTATGTTGgtgtgttggaaatcctgaaaattccttgtgattagcctattttgttgaatctatttgttggattgcatcttgatcttttgctttgtgttgtatgatcaatgatgggttggatttccatgtttttggcctctaaTTTGATGCAATGTTGGTGTAATTTTGGTCTGATTTGCTCTCTGGAAACATTTATTTCGTGTCTGTTGTTGATATTCTGGAAGTTGGGATGGaatgaccttgcggaggtcctcggcggcacaatgtaatccgccggggagttccgcaaggccaaggcggttgggttgaacggatGGCAGTGGCCCGCCGAAGGGGACCGTTCCCTTCGTGCGGAGGAGGCCGGCGGAGGTCTGTGCTCCGTTGGTAGGTTCCGCAAgttctctgggaatctgctcccaGAGACTATTTtggtgatgttgttgtctgttgtttcttctttgtttctgaatattgttggattgttttgttgggtattttaccatgtttgTGGAGcctttattcatgtcatttattgggtattttataccATATCTTGGAGTAtcgattcatgtctttggtttccctttttgtattcttgatctattgattcttgatattcttTTACCTGGGAGTTTGCTTGTGTTCAtagttgagatgaacactttgtttggttggtttGGGTTGAAGTTGGAGTATGGGTATGTGATGATGGTTTGTGGATATCATTGGAGGTTGTGGGTGAACTAGTTGTGTTACTATTGTTTGtgttcgggttcattacccctgtgattgggttcattacccccgtgattgggccGATtcgcccctgtgattggacttaggtccctgtgattggactacggtccctgtgattgggttcattacccccgtgattgggttcattacccccgtgattgggccGATtcgcccctgtgattggactccggtccctgtgattggactacggtccctgtgattgggctcatcacccctgcgtACCGGATTTCCGGATTtcgactttggacttcggtccttgtgattgggctcatcacccctgcgtACCAGATTTCTGGATTTTGGCTTATTTCTGTGGTTGGCTTAGTATGATGGTTGGTATGAGGGTTTGGAGATTGGAGTTGGGATTTTATCTTGGGTTATGCATTGTGAGTTCCTTGTGATTATCCGGTTGACTTGTATATctgttgatatctcgttgttcATCGTTATGGTTGGTTATTTCTTGTATTTgagttcagttggtatcttggttaTGATTCGTTGTTGTCTTTGGATATCGGCCTTGTTTCgatgagtcttggtttatgattcgttcagtttattattgttgagtatccgatttcaactaaagaacagtttgttggtgtgtatattctatatgggtgtgtaaacctatttacaaacctattatatatctatacttccttgcgggtgtgagtggtggttgcttagcagtcttttgctaatggttctttgtgtgttttccaggtatggagtagtctaagcgagagcgcgctagagctttatCCTTACGAGGCCagcttagactagtttatgTTGTTTAGATTTGGTTTCGAGGCCTGTGCGCCTATGTTTAGATTTCATACCTTTACCTAGACTTGTTACGATGACGTTTTGAGGATTTTGATTCTGTACAGTTGGTTTCctttgttagcctgtgcatctaggctgcgttgtatacctagatgtggcatgacgcccttaggttttaaatcgcttccgctatgttatgtttgtGTAGTTgggataggcagcttttgtttaaaagtttttatctatctcggcttgtgtaaagttggggtgtcacagctGCTCTGCTGTGACAACTTCAGAGGGTGAAAAATCGGACGCAGGCCTGGACGCACGTCCAGAGGCATGTCCAAGGCCTGCTTTGCACTCCAACTTCGGTTCGTAAATCCTTCTCCAAAATGTTGCCATTTTctgccctttttgcacatcttttccCTACAAAACGATTAGCTAAGTGTGGAGCGGGGTCCAATGGTAATAACAAGCATTTTAACGCAATTGAGGACCAAACCAATCATAAAAGCCGTCAATTGTACACAATATGATCCGAGAACGACCTTATAAAGGTGGCATCTTATGCACTTATCATCATGTTATGTAGCCTCTGCGATTAATTAAATCTCTTAGATCCTCCTCCCAGATGctcatattttaatttgctCGTACTGCTTATGTCACTCAAATAGAACGCTGCTTATGTCACTCAAACAGAACGCAGACGcttatttcaatttttgatGGGTCTAAGAGAAACATATTCACAAGCACGCAACCAACTTCTTCTCATCAATTCTGTATTGCCAACCGTCAAAGGAGCCTATGCCTTGCTAGTTCAAGATGAGAAACAACGCACGTTGGACCACCTTGTGTAATACCCACTTCCTTATATATACAATTGTATTATGTTTATTAAATGAAGTCAACAAGTCAAAGcttaataaagtttaatattGGATGAAATTACTAAATTACCCTTCCTTACTCTTAAAGGCTAAGGAATCACTTCATCTTAGGATAAATATCtcatttgaaagaaaataaggagAGTTGCTAGAGAGATAAGGGAAGAAAAAGTTTTGAAGCTTTGATCTCCATCTTCTTCAAGCTTAGGTCTCAAGTAATTTTTGGAGTATTATAGGTAAGTTTGACCTCCATATTTCTCTCTTTTTGAGTTGGGTTTATCATTGGAGCCCTAAGATTGATGTTTTGAAAATGTTAGGGATTTTGAGAAGGAGTATTTGGGTGAGCTAAATGGCTATGATTTGGATGTTTTAGGTAAGTGATTAACTCTTTTCTCCTTATTTTGCAAAACCCCTAACCTATTTTGGAATATCTACTACTTTGAATACCCATTTTAGGGTTAGTTTGAGTTAAAAATACTTTGTGCTTTTGATATAATATGACTCAAGCTAGTTATGATTGTTAAAGTTTGATTTTACTATTATTCGATTTCTGGGTATGATTTGTACTAAGGGGTTTTGCTATAAAAGAGGATCAAGTAATTTATTTGgcaattattagtttatgatgTCATATTTGTTTTGCCAAGTTATGAGCTATACGGATTTCATATTACCTTTGGATATGTATTTTGTTATGTGGTGTTAAGGAAATGATTTTTGCTACAATGgactatttgattataagaattattttgaatgtttgacgaaactcatgaggcaacctacaatttgttatttgttttgttcggcttggaacgttcctaaatgctcattccgaatcgtcgagcttGACTCATTGCGAATCGTTGagtctttacttttgaattatttgtagGAACGTTCCATCCggctcattccgaatcgtcgagccTGACTCATTTcgaatcgtcgagtcttttTAGATCATTATACCGATAATGGCCTATGCCACAAGGTATAATGGTGGGTGTATGTTGCCAATGAGTCATGGGTTAAAGAATGATTTGACCTTTTGAAAGTATTGTGGTATGAAATTATGTTGATGCCCATGTAGCAAAAGTTCTATTTTGGGAACTTGTGTATAGTATGAtggaattatattatgacttcgTTACAGTTTGAAGATTGTGATTTGCACCTATTAATTACTCTAAagcttattattatattttttttaaggctACTTGATCCGGGGTTGAAAAGAGTACCACTTACTGGGCATTAGctcattatttgtatttttcctCATGTTTCAGAGTAGTTAAGGACATGTGAATAGTATGAGCACAAGTGGTGAGGTCTCAAAGGTGACTTTTGAAACTAGGAGACTTAGTCCTAGTATTGGAGCTTATCATGGATTTTTGCTCGTGTGGGATAATAGCTTTGCCCCATTTATATTTCTGGTAAACCATTGTGCTTGATTTTGGTGCTTGTGATGCATTTTGGACATACTGCTAttgattgtaaatatttaatagtggtGAATTGATGAGTGTTTTGGGAAGAACTAGTTCTTTGTTgtggaattattatgtattcaaGTGTTGTTATGAAGGTTTCGAGATGTATGTATGGTTAGGCTTCGTATTGTTGCAAGTTTTCACATAACGATACGGCCGGGTCATGTCCTAGAAGTGGGTTGTGACACCTTGGGACGTCGATAGATGTTGCTGCTCTCCAGGCTGCAAAGCAAAACTCCAATATGTCAGTCAATTTTCAACATGACTTTCATACTCTTACTGGTACATCTTTCACTCCACCAATGCCAAATAATTTCCAGACATTGGTGATTCCTCAACAAGCTACAACACAATCTGCTAGTCAACAACATCCTTTTCATATGTTGCAAAACAACAGTCATGCAAGCGTTGTCTCTCAACCTTGTTTTGGCAATAACCGCTCTAAACCGAGATGTACTCATTGTGGAATTCTTGGTCACACCCAACAGGTTTGCTAATATCCTCCGGGTCACAAGTACTTCAAAAAAGGTAATACCACTGGCAACCCTCCGACTGTGTCATCATCTCCATCAAATTCTTCAGAACAAattactttttatattttcagtcaattagagatcattttttatttttagtcaattaataactttcgtttccttttcaattttccttttctattattTGGGCGGGAAAGCAAGAAAGAAAGATTTTGTTTCTATTAATAGTAGAGTATAGattgatgtaaataataattaataaatcattatTTACCTTATAAAATTACGTGGAATTTTCAAGGAATATTTCCAATTATTACACTCAATTGTATCCATTATTTCCACAACAATTCACTACTCAGAATCAGTATTcgaaatactattattatttcgCATAATTTCAAagaaatattaccaattattactCAAAATTGATTCCATTATTTTCACAATTCACAGATTTGGTaaccatttttcctttttaattacaTGCATATTGAGTTTAATTTGTGGTAACAATtcaatagatattagttaatttctatataACATTTTCCtaccaattaagctttattaatctttttaccaattaattaatattaagaaaagtTTGGACGAAAAAGTTAAAGATtgaagattttacttttattttttttaaaaaaacacaattgcattaataatcaataaaatgaGCAATACAGGCCGGTGGAACAGACATCCACGACCCTAGGACAGACGAAGAACCTCTTGCTCGTGTCAAGTCATGAACCACCTGATTTGCTGACCTTCTGACATGGTAAACAGACACGTTCTTCATGTCATTAGCAATGCAGCAACATTGCTTaaccaacaaaccaacataCCACAAGTCCACTAAATTTGAATTATAACTGGAACAGAAATTAAGACTACACTCTGCTATTATATTCCATTCAATTCAACAATatacttgtgtttttttttttttttttttttttgataatgaaacaaaattatgtattaaattaatcaaTGTCAACTATGCACATGATgggcataatataataatgagcTATTTAGCCTCACTTCTTCCGAATCATACATAAAAAATTTGATCCCTCTTATTATATTGCACCTACCTGAATTCTCAACATGGGCATTTCATACCAACTCATATCAAATGTTCGAACAGATCTGTTTGCTGTCCAACAACAAAATACACACCCATACAATACAAAATCCTTAGCAGCAACAAGCAAgctgaggaagaagaagaagtagagTGCCGTCATCTGTTTTGTTCAATTCAAGGACTCAATTACCGCCGTGTGGAGATAAGCTTAGCTATCTGCTTGTGGTGATAGGCTGAAGACGCACTGGGATTTCTTAATGCTGCTTTAATTTAggtaatcttcttcttcttcctgttCTTATTTATATGATGAGCTACAAACTTCAATTGTCAAAGAATCATATATTCTTATATTATGGGGATTCATTTCTAATTATTAGAACAATTTATCAGACACATATATAACCTATAAAGTCGATCTCCTTCCAATCCCGTTCTTTCAAATCGAGATTTGTGAGCGGAGTATGTAGTATGTCTAATTGTGTGACCTATTCTTATAGCTACACACAATTCCAAAGATTCTCAAACAAAATTCAACCCTAAATAATACAAgagatcaaattaattataacataCTCGCAACAAGAAGTCAAGAACGTAACCTTAGCTAATTCAATACACTCTTTTCATGCAATTGAAATCATAGAAGCATCTATAATAAGAGCAAGCTTAATTAAAATCTCTAAGAAAATCTTTAGATTTGTAAAGTAAAGGCACAATGAAATTGAATGTATtgaaaacacaagtaaaattgaaggaattgaaatgtaactaATGAAAACTTAGCTCTGATCTAATGTAGATTAAAGATACAAGCTTGAATTGAAATTGGAATAAATTGAATTGCAATATTGACTTaaactcttcttctttttttgtttttgtttttgttttttttgttttgaatactCAATATTGACTTAAACTCTaatctaatataatataactttatgcgagaggtggtgggttcgagcctcagtggaggcaatactg is a window of Ipomoea triloba cultivar NCNSP0323 chromosome 11, ASM357664v1 DNA encoding:
- the LOC115996136 gene encoding putative late blight resistance protein homolog R1A-10, coding for MAYAAVTSLKGTLHLHFLQSQPRLPLKCKQEILNSLHENLCFLQEILEKSEIAYNNSAIKDLEAEMRDVAFKAEERIEMELSNIYLQSSSIEACLLRLHGIFKQVVKQTDYLKKKLIKIKSKDQYAKGPSITGVSLLGRMQQRELLLGSTSSQPADPERENNITVSKFSKSASKFDSRMVGCDKEFKTILGKLTQQSAEKLQVVSIVGMGGIGKTTLAGKVYKDPSITSYFYKQAWVTVSQEYTVVEMLRCLIGCVSASSNDEQSSNDRDQLAGSLRKSLKDQRYLIVIDDIWSKEAWDSVQRCFPDDNNRSRILLTSRLKEVAEYAASTSIINMPFLEANESWNLFCNVFGKTEFLLVFEQISRDIVKKCKGLPLAITLVASLLSKTEEKVEKWKNVAESVIGDSNEVCSSVLSLSYNQLPHPSKACFLYFGVFPEDYEIPVKKLVKLWAAEGFFGTVNNKNMEEVATECLQDLVDRSLVLVDKQSYNGKIKIIRMHDLLRDFCLRETRCENLLNVIGNDYHGAVAGLVKLPFHKWISQHLFSKACPWVSIKPGCYNIQNRSKCFGNFHSLHSVDHIDLSIKELCHFKLLRVVDMKLRFQNFVDKMLHMANLVHLRYLGLSQSAREDVRLHKLKLFEHWNMQSFIVRGFSVILDSSEASGIWKMPLLRNFYVDIIPLTLEASEVIHRNIETISWLHPKCCTEDLFTRIPNLKRLGIQGELLFGYKNSDGFYNFVHLRQLEKLSIKWWDLKLPYSGIPWATSFLPNLKKLKFFRARLPWSDMRLIGMLPNLEVLKLIDACEGKEWEPCEGGFPQLKRLVIESKCLKYWNAVGDHFPVLEHLELTNCISLREIPIEFADITTLALIQLTYCPDSVLASAKRIQDEQQRYGIDTLLVRSKNIKQYLKLEELMDVTRVCRLGGDEKLRATKLSCDGDDDGVA